The following coding sequences lie in one Lolium perenne isolate Kyuss_39 chromosome 2, Kyuss_2.0, whole genome shotgun sequence genomic window:
- the LOC127335467 gene encoding adenine phosphoribosyltransferase 2, with amino-acid sequence MGEQESRSSCESGGDAMAPAGKEHGRAAADPRLQGISDAIRVVPHFPKPGIMFNDITAVLLRPGVFKDAVDMFVERYRGMGIAAVAGIEARGFIFGPAIALAIGAKFIPLRKPGKLPGEVISESYVLEYGTDCLEMHLGAVEPGERVVVVDDLVATGGTLSAAIRLIERAGADVVECACLIGLPKFKDFYKLDGKPVYILVESRK; translated from the exons ATGGGGGAGCAGGAGAGCAGAAGCAGCTGCGAGAGCGGCGGCGACGCGATGGCGCCGGCGGGGAAGGAGCACGGCCGCGCCGCCGCGGACCCGCGCCTCCAGGGCATTTCCGACGCTATACGCGTCGTCCCGCACTTCCCCAAGCCAG GGATCATGTTCAACGACATCACGGCGGTGCTGCTGCGGCCGGGCGTGTTCAAGGACGCCGTGGACATGTTCGTGGAGCGCTACCGGGGCATGGGCATCGCCGCCGTCGCAG GTATTGAAGCTAGAGGGTTCATATTCGGCCCGGCAATCGCGTTGGCCATTGGAGCGAAATTCATACCCTTGCGCAAACCCGGGAAACTACCAG GCGAGGTGATCTCCGAGAGCTATGTGCTTGAGTATGGAACGGATTGCTTGGAGATGCACCTTGGAGCCGTCGAGCCGGGCGAGCGCGTAGTGGTTGTCGACGATTTGGTAGCGACCGGTGGGACACTCTCTGCGGCTATAAGGCTTATTG AGCGTGCTGGAGCTGACGTTGTTGAGTGTGCATGCTTAATTGGACTTCCGAAGTTTAAG GATTTCTACAAGCTTGACGGAAAGCCAGTTTACATACTGGTGGAATCTCGCAAATAG
- the LOC127335468 gene encoding uncharacterized protein isoform X2: MNSAAETDAGGESGNNPAATVVVVERVVTVEYMGQSMSRNLLGKFADSSAFDFDYAQSGIWSPVNKIPSASPASGAGSRDFLIAKWKRRARAGSRLKAKDAAAGAGGSGRSRWRRRRLRRDGSFLDLHETGMPKLDFSPTMPSPSPAKGWRKVLRAAIRKFKARHRRSRPAPLVHMMLPTL, encoded by the exons ATGAACAGCGCGGCCGAGACAGACGCCGGCGGCGAGAGCGGCAACAACCCAGCAGCCACGGTGGTCGTGGTCGAGCGCGTGGTGACGGTGGAGTACATGGGGCAGTCCATGTCGCGGAACCTCCTCGGCAAGTTCGCCGACTCCTCCGCCTTCGACTTCGACTACGCCCAGAGCGGCATCTGGTCCCCGGTCAACAAGATCCCCAGCGCGTCGCCGGCATCCGGTGCTGGCTCCAGGGACTTCCTCATCGCCAAGTGGAAGCGCCGGGCGAGGGCCGGAAGCAGGCTGAAGGCCAAGgacgctgccgccggcgccgGAGGAAGCGGCAGGTCGaggtggcggcgccggcggctgcGGCGGGACGGGTCCTTCCTCGACCTCCACGAGACGGGCATGCCGAAGCTGGATTTCTCGCCGACCATGCCATCGCCTTCCCCCGCCAAG GGATGGAGGAAGGTGCTGAGGGCGGCCATCAGGAAGTTCAAGGCGCGGCACCGCCGGTCCCGGCCGGCTCCCCTGGTCCACATGATGCTGCCAACGCTCTGA
- the LOC127335468 gene encoding uncharacterized protein isoform X1: MNSAAETDAGGESGNNPAATVVVVERVVTVEYMGQSMSRNLLGKFADSSAFDFDYAQSGIWSPVNKIPSASPASGAGSRDFLIAKWKRRARAGSRLKAKDAAAGAGGSGRSRWRRRRLRRDGSFLDLHETGMPKLDFSPTMPSPSPAKQGWRKVLRAAIRKFKARHRRSRPAPLVHMMLPTL, encoded by the exons ATGAACAGCGCGGCCGAGACAGACGCCGGCGGCGAGAGCGGCAACAACCCAGCAGCCACGGTGGTCGTGGTCGAGCGCGTGGTGACGGTGGAGTACATGGGGCAGTCCATGTCGCGGAACCTCCTCGGCAAGTTCGCCGACTCCTCCGCCTTCGACTTCGACTACGCCCAGAGCGGCATCTGGTCCCCGGTCAACAAGATCCCCAGCGCGTCGCCGGCATCCGGTGCTGGCTCCAGGGACTTCCTCATCGCCAAGTGGAAGCGCCGGGCGAGGGCCGGAAGCAGGCTGAAGGCCAAGgacgctgccgccggcgccgGAGGAAGCGGCAGGTCGaggtggcggcgccggcggctgcGGCGGGACGGGTCCTTCCTCGACCTCCACGAGACGGGCATGCCGAAGCTGGATTTCTCGCCGACCATGCCATCGCCTTCCCCCGCCAAG CAGGGATGGAGGAAGGTGCTGAGGGCGGCCATCAGGAAGTTCAAGGCGCGGCACCGCCGGTCCCGGCCGGCTCCCCTGGTCCACATGATGCTGCCAACGCTCTGA